A genomic window from Candidatus Binatia bacterium includes:
- a CDS encoding TraR/DksA C4-type zinc finger protein translates to MDTVAVKTCEEKLLKRKHEILPFLRHLEEESESAKSDFDWLDQARAQSEAHLVNRLAACFERELQGIEIALRRIRSGSFGSCRACHQPIERARLDRFPQAEFCSRCKNAN, encoded by the coding sequence ATGGATACGGTTGCCGTTAAAACGTGCGAAGAGAAGCTCTTGAAAAGAAAACACGAGATCCTGCCCTTCCTAAGACACCTCGAAGAAGAGAGCGAGAGCGCTAAATCCGATTTCGACTGGCTCGATCAGGCCCGCGCCCAAAGCGAAGCTCACCTCGTCAACCGCCTCGCGGCCTGCTTTGAGCGCGAGTTGCAGGGCATCGAGATCGCCTTGAGGCGCATCCGGAGCGGGTCATTCGGTTCTTGCCGCGCGTGTCATCAGCCGATCGAGCGCGCAAGGCTCGATCGCTTCCCGCAGGCTGAGTTTTGTTCTCGTTGTAAGAACGCCAATTGA